A DNA window from Helianthus annuus cultivar XRQ/B chromosome 15, HanXRQr2.0-SUNRISE, whole genome shotgun sequence contains the following coding sequences:
- the LOC110914286 gene encoding F-box/kelch-repeat protein At3g17530, with protein MADLPTHTIVFEILTRLPAKDVGRSKSVCKQWYALLSTQDFVKIHCSRSVVSSNQRVLLIDDLTCSVRPIISNNNDYGPSSTVTFPFHHQNNDVSILSHLNGLLCVCLNHTYELLLWNPTTTAFKRLSTPDSHGFYINNLDAIGLYVDADDDYKVLHIKRRSGVLGVYVYSREVDSWRNIPFITRQEYLSPHFNWSAGTFCGGTLYFTVCECWIGGTNVVICFDVNSEQFKEISFPPVPSNGMVQGVLVNVKNVLHMFASTGMFEMTIDLWTLQGDYWIKVLSCPPIPPISLSLWCDITHYVTNGNWFVMTKLGKLFTIEMDMKPFECFYPVSWFRGFKGAVFV; from the coding sequence ATGGCTGACCTTCCTACTCATACAATCGTGTTTGAGATATTAACGAGGCTGCCAGCAAAGGATGTAGGTCGTTCTAAGAGTGTATGTAAGCAATGGTATGCGTTATTGTCAACACAAGATTTCGTAAAGATACATTGTTCTCGCTCAGTAGTTTCATCTAACCAGAGAGTTCTACTAATTGACGACCTAACGTGTTCTGTTCGTCCAATCATCTCTAATAACAATGACTATGGTCCAAGCTCAACAGTTACATTTCCATTCCATCACCAAAATAATGATGTCTCAATACTTTCACATTTGAACGGATTGTTGTGTGTTTGCTTGAATCATACATACGAGCTGcttctttggaatccaacaacTACTGCTTTCAAGCGTTTGTCAACCCCTGATTCTCATGGATTCTATATAAATAACCTTGATGCCATTGGTTTGTACGTTGACGCTGACGATGATTACAAGGTCTTGCATATAAAGCGTAGGAGTGGTGTACTTGGTGTCTATGTTTATTCTAGGGAAGTAGACTCTTGGAGAAATATTCCTTTCATAACAAGACAAGAGTACCTAAGCCCTCATTTCAATTGGTCAGCTGGCACATTTTGTGGTGGTACTCTATATTTCACTGTTTGCGAATGTTGGATTGGAGGTACGAATGTGGTGATTTGTTTTGATGTTAATTCGGAGCAGTTCAAGGAGATAAGCTTTCCACCCGTTCCTTCTAATGGAATGGTTCAAGGTGTTTTAGTTAATGTAAAAAATGTGCTTCACATGTTTGCTAGCACTGGCATGTTTGAGATGACAATTGACCTATGGACACTACAAGGGGATTACTGGATTAAGGTCTTATCATGTCCTCCGATCCCCCCGATATCATTGTCATTGTGGTGCGATATAACACATTATGTGACAAATGGTAATTGGTTTGTGATGACTAAATTAGGGAAGTTGTTTACAATTGAAATGGATATGAAGCCCTTCGAATGTTTTTATCCCGTTTCTTGGTTTCGAGGTTTTAAGGGTGCGGTGTTTGTGTAG
- the LOC110914285 gene encoding uncharacterized protein LOC110914285, producing the protein MTNGLSNPRNHASSSSASTKAEKRKEYQKRYYAARKENNKVSKFGSGDAPQSASSISLMNNRSTERTPLRSLQTNITQFLQTTNENASSVSTTKCKEYNEGCSNTPNDNGMRISNGNQVNQTPIDDVIDVVRHRTSRGIQIHPRTLLPQFAEVVDQPSLQHGSVEDDPYNFVYNGVPGEHRVLKERAACPNCGAKRFQFEFDTFCCMSGKTMLANLEIPEELYRLFTSQDEIGDLFRQNIRAYNTNFSFASMGVTLDDTLNNMRDGVYTFRAHKGIYHRIDQLVPRDGTPRYLQLYFYDPDTELDHRLRWPNLDRRITQILTRVLSTNPYVDTFRRLAELGPLDNYRVTLNTSVELDQRVYNRPTTSEVAGIWVEGNDNITSYKRSIVVYGRSEYRQTIQPYFSCYDPLSYPLFFPNGESGWHANIPRQGVSINEVRNNDNIEGEMEEANTRSGRTTVAMREYYCYKFQIRSTDNVLLFGGRLLQQFVVDVYIKIETSRLEFCERNQEKIRAELYQGIVDCVNTGEVHANRVGKRIVLPASFIGGPRDMRRRFLDAMTLVQDDGKPDVFLTMTCNPKWPEICDNLHVGQTATDRPDLVSRVFRAKLEDLKDQLFKKHVLGEVKSYVYVIEFQKRGLPHAHFLLIMYPQHKINNADHYDKVVCAEIPNKLTHPRLHEMVVKHMIHGPCGNLRSSSPCMQGDPKICRFHYPRQFNEQTTQGEDSYPLYRRRDTGIEVDLRGQTLDNRWVVPYNPRLLMMFNCHMNVEVCSSIKSVKYLFKYVYKGHDKQVIQVDQSEPGVVINEIKRFQDARYISPPEAMWRIFSFSLSQIFPAVLALQLHLPNNQMVRFRDDDLMPNIVDRERDKRTMLTAFFDQNRNDETARVHLYKDFPKHYTWNGSTRRWSRRFGKKQRGRIVSANPAEGERYYLRLLLSNVRGPTSFEHLCTVNGQRCATFRKAALELGLIEDDEYLSQCLEEASTFQFPNALRRLFATIMIFCQPGDVRKLWNDHFDSLSEDHRLHCQSIERVQNMVLTEISVLVQSMGKNFNEFDLPKITDDVNLQDAGYRELQEEYGIVLEPEHLSAKHSLNPDQKNVFDEIMMHVDNDLPGVFFIDGPGGTGKTFLYIALLAEIRSRGLIALATASSGAAANNMPGGRTAHSRFKIPLNLENNSMCNIKKQSGAAKLIRSAKIIIWDEASMAKRQAIEAVDRTFQDIIGVSLPFGGKIMVMGGDFRQVLPVIKRGTRAQIVDSSVRMSPLWSLTKKMRLTINMRALKDPWFSKFLLRVGDGTEEPIEGNYIRIPDDMTIQCNNKENAIKELIHAIFPSIEDNVYSSDYIISRAILSTKNDSVDEINNQMIEIFQGEEKVYYSFDEAEDDQRNFYPVEFLNSLNVSGLPPHKLHLKIGCPIILLRNIDPSHGLCNGTRLICKGFMRNVIDAEIAVGQHAGKRVFLPRIPLTLSEDDMFPFKLKRKQFPIRLSFSMTINKAQGQTIPNVGIYLPDSVFSHGQLYVALSRGISRQSTKVLVHLAKEFKQRGVYTSNVVYQEVLRD; encoded by the exons ATGACTAATGGACTCTCAAACCCTCGAAATCATGCTTCTAGCTCGAGTGCATCTACTAAAGCTGAAAAACGAAAAGAGTATCAAAAAAGATACTATGCTGCACGCAAAGAAAATAACAAAGTATCTAAATTTGGGAGTGGTGATGCCCCCCAAAGTGCTTCATCAATATCTTTAATGAATAATAGGTCAACAGAAAGGACACCGTTAAGAAGTTTACAAACTAATATTACTCAATTTCTACAAACAACAAATGAGAACGCCTCAAGTGTTTCTACTACAAAATGCAAGGAGTACAATGAAGGATGTTCTAATACACCAAACGATAATGGAATGCGTATTTCAAATGGCAATCAAGTCAACCAAACCCCGATAGATGATGTAATTGACGTAGTCAGGCATAGAACATCACGAG gtattcAAATTCATCCGCGTACTTTATTACCCCAATTTGCTGAAGTAGTTGATCAACCTTCCCTCCAACATGGGAGCGTAGAAGATGATCCTTATAATTTTGTTTACAATGGTGTACCTGGAGAGCATCGTGTTTTAAAGGAACGAGCCGCATGTCCTAATTGTGGAGCAAAACGATTTCAATTTGAATTTGATACCTTTTGTTGTATGAGTGGGAAAACCATGTTAGCAAACTTAGAAATTCCAGAGGAATTGTACCGACTTTTCACGTCTCAAGATGAAATTGGAGATTTGTTTAGGCAAAACATCCGTGCTTATAACACCAATTTTTCTTTTGCCTCAATGGGTGTGACATTGGATGATACATTGAACAATATGAGAGACGGCGTATATACTTTTCGTGCACATAAAGGAATATATCACAGAATCGACCAATTAGTTCCGAGGGATGGGACTCCTAGGTACTTGCAGTTGTATTTTTACGATCCTGATACTGAGTTAGATCACAGACTCCGATGGCCAAATCTTGATCGGCGTATTACTCAGATTTTAACACGCGTTCTTTCTACAAACCCATATGTCGATACATTTAGAAGACTTGCGGAACTAGGACCTCTGGACAACTATAGAGTCACTTTGAATACTTCGGTTGAACTTGACCAAAGGGTGTACAACCGACCAACGACATCGGag GTTGCTGGTATTTGGGTTGAAGGTAATGACAATATCACTTCGTATAAACGAAGTATTGTAGTGTACGGTAGGTCTGAATATAGACAAACTATTCAGCCGTACTTCAGTTGTTACGATCCATTGTCGTATCCTTTATTTTTTCCTAATGGTGAGTCGGGTTGGCATGCTAACATACCACGTCAAGGAGTATCAATCAATGAGGTTCGCAACAATGACAACATCGAAGGAGAAATGGAAG AGGCTAACACACGAAGTGGTAGAACAACCGTGGCTATGCGAGAGTACTACTGTTACAAGTTCCAGATTCGATCTACCGATAATGTGCTTTTGTTCGGTGGTAGGCTGCTACAGCAGTTTGTGGTTGATGTTTACATCAAAATTGAGACGTCACGCTTAGAATTTTGTGAGAGAAACCAGGAAAAAATTCGAGCCGAATTGTACCAAGGTATTGTGGATTGCGTCAATACTGGCGAGGTTCATGCAAACAGAGTCGGGAAAAGAATTGTGTTGCCTGCATCTTTCATCGGGGGGCCTCGCGACATGCGACGTCGGTTTCTAGATGCGATGACGTTAGTTCAAGACGACGGCAAGCCTGATGTATTCCTTACAATGACATGTAATCCTAAGTGGCCTGAGATATGTGATAACTTACATGTTGGTCAAACTGCTACAGATCGTCCAGACCTTGTTTCAAGAGTGTTCCGGGCTAAATTAGAAGATCTTAAGGATCAACTCTTCAAGAAACATGTCCTCGGGGAAGTTAAGTCATACGTCTATGTCATTGAATTTCAAAAGCGGGGTTTGCCGCACGCACATTTTCTCCTAATCATGTACCCGCAACACAAGATCAATAACGCGGACCATTATGATAAGGTTGTGTGTGCTGAAATTCCTAACAAACTAACACATCCCAGATTGCATGAGATGGTTGTCAAGCACATGATTCACGGTCCTTGCGGCAATTTACGATCAAGCAGTCCTTGTATGCAGGGTGATCCTAAAATTTGTCGTTTTCACTATCCTAGACAATTTAACGAACAGACGACACAAGGAGAAGATTCGTATCCGTTGTATCGAAGGAGAGACACCGGGATAGAAGTGGACCTACGAGGACAAACACTTGATAATAGATGGGTGGTCCCATATAACCCAAGGCTTTTGATGATGTTTAACTGCCACATGAATGTTGAAGTTTGCTCAAGTATAAAATCTGTGAAATATCTTTTCAAGTATGTTTATAAAGGACATGACAAACAGGTTATTCAAGTCGATCAAAGTGAGCCAGGGGTTGTTATTAATGAGATAAAAAGATTTCAAGATGCACGCTACATATCGCCCCCAGAGGCTATGTGGCGAATTTTTTCCTTCTctctttctcaaatctttcctGCTGTTCTAGCCTTACAACTTCATCTCCCAAATAATCAGATGGTTAGATTTAGAGATGATGACTTGATGCCTAATATTGTTGATAGGGAAAGGGATAAGAGAACCATGCTAACAGCATTTTTTGATCAGAATAGAAACGATGAAACAGCAAGGGTACATttgtataaagattttccaaaacACTATACTTGGAATGGAAGCACACGCCGTTGGAGTCGTCGTTTCGGTAAAAAACAAAGAGGTCGTATCGTTTCCGCTAATCCAGCCGAAGGAGAAAGGTACTACTTACGCCTACTTTTGTCAAATGTCAGAGGGCCTACTTCTTTCGAACATCTTTGCACAGTTAATGGTCAACGGTGTGCGACATTTCGGAAAGCAGCTCTTGAGTTAGGCTTAATAGAAGACGATGAATATCTATCACAATGTCTCGAAGAAGCCTCTACGTTTCAGTTTCCCAATGCTCTTAGAAGGTTATTTGCGACCATAATGATTTTTTGCCAACCTGGAGATGTTCGAAAGTTATGGAATGACCACTTTGATTCACTATCTGAAGATCATCGGTTACACTGTCAAAGTATAGAACGAGTTCAAAATATGGTTCTTACCGAAATAAGTGTCTTGGTACAATCCATGGGTAAAAATTTCAATGAATTcgaccttcctaagataactGACGATGTTAACTTACAAGATGCAGGTTATCGTGAGTTACAAGAAGAGTATGGGATTGTTTTGGAACCTGAACACTTGAGTGCCAAACATTCACTTAATCCGGAccaaaaaaatgtgtttgatgAGATCATGATGCATGTTGATAATGATCTTCCAGGCGTGTTCTTTATTGATGGTCCAGGTGGAACTGGAAAAACATTTTTGTACATTGCCTTGCTTGCTGAAATTCGGTCACGTGGTCTTATTGCTCTCGCAACAGCTTCATCAGGTGCAGCGGCTAATAATATGCCAGGAGGTAGAACGGCTCACTCGAGATTCAAGATTCCTCTTAATCTTGAAAATAATTCAATGTGCAATATTAAAAAACAGAGTGGGGCCGCTAAACTGATTCGCTCTGCCAAAATAATCATATGGGATGAAGCGTCGATGGCTAAACGACAAGCGATAGAGGCAGTCGATCGTACATTCCAAGACATTATAGGTGTTAGTCTCCCATTTGGTGGAAAGATAATGGTTATGGGAGGTGACTTCAGACAGGTGTTGCCGGTTATCAAACGTGGCACTCGAGCACAGATTGTAGACTCCAGCGTACGAATGTCACCTCTTTGGTCTTTGACTAAGAAGATGCGGTTGACCATAAATATGAGAGCGCTGAAAGATCCATGGTTTTCTAAATTTCTTTTAAGAGTCGGCGATGGAACTGAAGAACCAATCGAAGGAAACTATATCCGCATACCCGATGACATGACAATTCAGTGCAACAACAAAGAAAACGCTATAAAAGAATTGATCCATGCCATCTTTCCATCAATTGAAGATAATGTATATTCTTCAGATTATATAATCTCTAGAGCAATATTGTCCACTAAAAATGATAGTGTTGACGAGATTAATAATCAAATGATTGaaatttttcaaggggaggaaaAAGTTTATTACAGTTTTGATGAAGCTGAAGACGATCAGCGCAACTTCTATCCGGTCGAGTTCTTAAATTCGCTAAATGTTAGTGGATTGCCGCCTCATAAGCTTCATTTAAAAATTGGATGCCCAATAATATTGTTACGTAATATCGATCCATCACATGGCCTGTGTAATGGCACGCGGTTGATATGTAAGGGTTTCATGCGAAATGTTATTGATGCGGAAATTGCAGTTGGTCAACATGCCGGAAAAAGAGTTTTTTTGCCAAGAATCCCTCTAACCCTTTCTGAAGATGACATGTTCCCATTCAAGctgaaaagaaaacaatttccaATTCGACTTAGCTTTTCCATGACGATTAATAAAGCTCAAGGTCAAACAATTCCGAACGTTGGTATTTATCTACCGGATTCTGTATTTTCACATGGACAACTTTATGTCGCGTTATCAAGAGGGATTTCAAGACAAAGTACGAAGGTGTTGGTACATCTCGCCAAAGAATTCAAACAACGCGGAGTTTACACATCAAATGTTGTCTACCAGGAAGTGTTGCGTGATTAA